In one Epinephelus lanceolatus isolate andai-2023 chromosome 19, ASM4190304v1, whole genome shotgun sequence genomic region, the following are encoded:
- the LOC117269734 gene encoding annexin A3 — MAAWDDLDLLLDSPSSLTVTSNVRGTVKDNPNFKVDADVAALRTAIEGLGTTEKTLIEVLTQRSNAQRQIIAKAYEKTTGRKLVDDLEGDTHGDFEDLLVALITPPEVYDCHEVINAIKGAGTTESTLTEIFASRTNRQIEALSEAYLKETGRLMINDLKSEVSGDYAKALLILAEGKRDQSTNVDTAKAKADAKALYEAGENKWGTDEEKFIDILCHRSVPQLRQTLVEYKNLSKKTLQESIESEMSGDLEKLLVAVVKCVKSVPAYMAERLFKAMKGVGTTESTLTRIIVSRSEMDLLDIRAEYKKLFGCSLYSQLESEVSSSYGDALKHLCGQDD, encoded by the exons ATGGCAGCTTGG GATGACTTGGACCTGCTCTTGGACTCCCCCTCCTCGCTGACTGTGACA tCTAATGTAAGAGGAACTGTGAAAGACAACCCTAACTTCAAAGTGGATGCAGACGTGGCTGCACTGAGGACGGCCATAGAGGGCCTCG GTACGACAGAAAAGACGCTAATCGAGGTGTTGACCCAAAGAAGTAATGCTCAGCGCCAGATTATCGCAAAGGCCTATGAGAAAACCACAGGGCGG AAACTAGTAGATGACCTGGAGGGCGACACCCATGGAGACTTTGAGGACTTGTTAGTAGCACTGATAACACCCCCTGAGGTCTACGACTGTCATGAAGTCATCAACGCCATCAAG GGTGCAGGGACCACCGAGAGTACGCTGACAGAAATCTTCGCCTCAAGGACCAACAGGCAGATCGAGGCTCTGTCTGAAGCATACCTTAAAG AAACGGGGAGATTGATGATTAATGATCTGAAGTCAGAGGTTTCTGGAGACTATGCCAAAGCGCTGCTCATCTTGGCTGAG GGGAAGAGAGACCAGAGCACCAATGTGGATACTGCCAAAGCTAAAGCAGATGCTAAG GCTCTGTATGAAGCAGGGGAGAATAAGTGGGGAACTGATGAGGAGAAGTTTATCGACATCCTGTGCCACAGGAGTGTTCCCCAGCTCAGACAAA CTCTGGTAGAGTACAAGAATTTAAGTAAGAAGACTCTGCAGGAGAGCATTGAGAGTGAGATGTCTGGAGACCTGGAGAAGCTTCTTGTGGCTGTTG TGAAGTGTGTGAAGAGCGTCCCTGCATACATGGCTGAGAGGCTTTTCAAGGCCATGAAG GGTGTGGGGACCACAGAGTCCACTCTGACCAGGATAATAGTCAGTCGCTCAGAGATGGACCTGCTGGACATCAGAGCAGAGTATAAGAAGCTGTTTGGATGCTCCCTTTACTCCCAGTTAGAG TCTGAAGTGTCAAGCAGTTACGGCGACGCCCTCAAGCATCTATGTGGCCAAGACGACTAA